AGACACCATCTAACAATCCACCAGCAGGTTATGTATCAAAGGACTCTACCTTTTATTATTTCAAAGATGTAAAGGTAGGTTTTGATGTAGATATTAAAATTAAAATTGCTACTGATATTAAATCTACACCTACAAAAACACACCTGATACAAATTGAACTTAAGAACAAACGAAATAACGTCGTTAGTGACACATATGGATATATTATTATTGAATAGGGGTGGCCTTAGTGTACAAAAATCAACGTGGTTTTACCCTTATCGAACTACTAACTACTATGACTATTCTATCTATTATAGGTGTTATAATATGGAGTATTTTCTTTCAAGGATTTAATTTTTCACAAAAATCGATGTCAAAAAATACAATTCATCAAGAGTCTAATCTTGTTATTACGAACCTCACTCGAATACATCAAACATCCAATGAATATGAGATTAGTATGTCCTCCTGTAAAATTATTGTTATTGCTACAAAACAAGATACTACAACTAAAACCTATGAATTTGAGCATCCACGATTATGTTTTTCAATAAACCAAGTAGGGATATTTGATCCAAGCACTCAGGATGTCGATATAAAACTAACTATTTATGAACGAATAGAACCTAGTAATGTGGTAGATGTCGATACCATTTTATATCGTCTTAAGGATGGTGGATATTAATGATGAAAGCTAAGAATGAACAGGGCTATGCCCTACTCAGCGTTTTACTAATTCTGACCATTTTTATGATTCTTTTTCTATCTTTTATTGGTCAAGCATTCAGCAGTGTGAAACAAAACCGGTTGATAGAAAAAAACTCTCAATCCGTTGCACTAGCTGAGATGGGAATCAAACATTATCAAGTAGCTGTCCAAAATATTTATGCAGCGAACTTATCAAGAATTAGCAATGAAGTAAAACAACAAATTACAACAGATCGCCTGCCAGGTGGTACTCAGAAATCTGAAGCTGTCTACGTCGAGCTTGCAGTATCAAAAATGAAGCAAGCAATAAAGACAGGTTTAGCAAACGAAGTTTCACTAGTTGGAATTAATGGAAAAGCAAATGCCTCTTTTTCACTTCATAGTATTGATTATTTTGAGTCTACGAAAGAGGATAAAATACTCATAAAGGTTGAAGGGAATGAAAACGGTAAAAAAACTATTCTTAGTTCGGAGATGAGCTTTGCACCAATAATAAGTGGGTTAGTAACTTCAGGCGGATCTCTATACATTCCACCAACGTTTACTACCATAAGTGAGCCAAACCCAAATGTACCCATTTATTGTAAAGACCCTGCTTCTATTGGATCTTGTACATCGATATTAGTTACAAGTGCCACAAAAACTTTTTATGATAAACTTAATAATACAAGTAATAAAACCATATATTCCAGAGGGGATTTAACCTTAGATGCACCAGCAAATGCGAATAACATGTCCTATGTGACCATACATTCAGATAAATCCTTAACCATTGGCGGAAATGTACAAAATGCCTCGAAAGTTACAATCGAAACCATAGGCAATTTAAATATAATAGGGCACTTCAGACTCCTTTCAGGCTCAACTGTACACGTTAAAGGCAACGTTGATATTACTAAGAATTTGAGGCTTGACCCTGGTTCAAAGATGTGTGTAAACGGAACTTTAGATGCCAAAAAGGTTCAAATGAAAGGCGGTATCCTAGTAATAAAAAGTAATGTGACTGAAACGGAATGGGGAAAACAATGTGGTAAATCACCAACCCTAACCGTTGAATGGGGAGACAAGGTTTATAATAATGTGAATTATGAATATTAATTACTAAAAAAAGAGTGGCTAAGGTTAAGAAACAACCCTAGCCACTCTTTCTTATTTTTAACAAGTTGAATACTCCGCCACCCGATTCCTACCAGCCCTCTTCGCACCAACATACAATGCCCGGTCCGCATGTCGCATCAACGCCAGTGGATCTTCCGCCTCTTCAGGAGCCGTTGCAATACCAATAGAAGCAGTTACTTTTACTTGTTGCTGCCTTAAATCTAGCGATTGTTGTAAGATGAATGGCCAATTGGCAATCGCTTGTCTTATCATCTCAGCCAGTTGATAGGCATCGTCTTTATTCATATCTGGCAGTAAGACGACGAATTCTTCTCCCCCATATCGGGCTACGGTGCCGCGTTGTCCAACTAAATTATCAAGTCTACTAGCAAGTTCGCAAAGGATTTCGTTTCCACTTTGATGGCCATATGTGTCATTTACAGTTTTAAAATGATCGATATCCAAGATAATGAGTGATAACTTAGATCTTTCTAATTGAACTAACTTCTCGAATTCCTCAGTCAATATTTTTTCAAAGTAACGATAATTATATAATTTCGTTAGAGCACAGCGTTCACTCTGGGCTTTTGCAACCTCATAATGCTTAGCATTATCCATTGCCACAGCAAAATAAGAGCAAAGAATATCAACAATCATAAGTTGGGATTTTTCATAAGCTCTCTTTCGCTTTGAAGCAAGCAAAAGTACACCAATCACTTTTTTACTTCGTACAATGGGAACAGCTAAAACACTCTCTACATCCGCTGGGATATACCCTTTTGCTAGCGGCTTCCATTCTTTCCTTGTAGAATATAACAAGCCTTTATTTTTTTTCCAAACTAACCCGCAAATGCCTTCATTTTCTTTTATTATTGGCATTTCACTTGCCTCCGCATGGCCGCCTTCTATTCGTCGTTTCAATTGGAGCCCGTCCTCATTAATGACTTCAAAGATATAGGCATAGTCGACTGGGAGCATTTCGCTTAGTTTTTGTATGAACAAATCAATAACTGCGTTGACCTCAAGGCGCTCAGCCATTTGATGACCAATTTCTGCTGCCTTTTGCAAATGTTCATTAATTTTTTCACTAGAATAATATAACTTAAAGATGATAGATAAACTGACAAACGGAACTCCTACTAACAAAAGAGGCAAAAGTCCAACTTGGTAATAGAACATGTACAGTACAAAACCGAGTGGAAGAGTAATAACTGTTGTTATGGTTTCAACAATGAAATCCTTACCGAAATAAGACTCCTTACTTTTATAAATCAAATAAAGGTAAAATGAGATGATAATTTGATTTAAAAAGTAATTTACGACACCATATAGCGCTGCCAGCCACAGGGAACGTGGATCATTTAATAAGTTAGGACCCGTTTCTCCTCCGAAGGAATAATAGACCATACCACTTACCAGGGAAACAAGAAAGAACATATTTAAGTTCAATGGTATTCTAAAGAATTGATCCTTTTGGATTCTTAATTTAAGAAGTAACACAATCACTGCTACTTGCGCAAAAACCATTTCAATAAATAATCCAAAGGATAAAAATGATGCAAGAGACACCCACTGAATTAAAAAAATGGGGGTGTTATTGATAACCATTGGCATGGCAGCAACAACTGATGTCAAAATCAAAAAGGCGATTATATCTAACCATTGACCAGAGAATTGGGGAGGATATGTTATAAAAGTAAACCACATTCCTGCTGGAACCAGCAAAATCCAGATAAGAAATATAGCTTTTTTCTTTTTTGCTTCAACTTCCATTCCTCTCCCCCTCCAGTATTATGTTTATTTTGAAATCAAGATGTATTTATTTTATCAAAAATCCTTTACCATGTCATAGAGAAACAATATTATTTTTCAAAAATTCACTTAAGTATGGCTTCGCCTCGGAAATAAAGTATAAAGAACCCGTAACAACCAGCATGGAATCCTGCTGAAGGCTTTGGATACATTTGCCGAGATGGGAACTCCAATTCTCACCGATTACCTTATTTTTCGACTGACTTAATGAATACAAATCAATGGCTTCAGCTGCACGAGGAAAATCGAACGATACAAAGGAGATTTCATCCGAAGCCTGGTCCAATTGAGCAATCATATGGTCCAGCTTTTTATCCTTTAATGCTGCAAATACA
This Neobacillus sp. YX16 DNA region includes the following protein-coding sequences:
- a CDS encoding prepilin-type N-terminal cleavage/methylation domain-containing protein; this encodes MKFFQEEKGLTLLEVLLAISILSIIFISFLSFFPQMGFINKENENKAQAINTAKEVLLEWQNSQELKNYIKTPSNNPPAGYVSKDSTFYYFKDVKVGFDVDIKIKIATDIKSTPTKTHLIQIELKNKRNNVVSDTYGYIIIE
- a CDS encoding prepilin-type N-terminal cleavage/methylation domain-containing protein translates to MYKNQRGFTLIELLTTMTILSIIGVIIWSIFFQGFNFSQKSMSKNTIHQESNLVITNLTRIHQTSNEYEISMSSCKIIVIATKQDTTTKTYEFEHPRLCFSINQVGIFDPSTQDVDIKLTIYERIEPSNVVDVDTILYRLKDGGY
- a CDS encoding sensor domain-containing diguanylate cyclase, with protein sequence MEVEAKKKKAIFLIWILLVPAGMWFTFITYPPQFSGQWLDIIAFLILTSVVAAMPMVINNTPIFLIQWVSLASFLSFGLFIEMVFAQVAVIVLLLKLRIQKDQFFRIPLNLNMFFLVSLVSGMVYYSFGGETGPNLLNDPRSLWLAALYGVVNYFLNQIIISFYLYLIYKSKESYFGKDFIVETITTVITLPLGFVLYMFYYQVGLLPLLLVGVPFVSLSIIFKLYYSSEKINEHLQKAAEIGHQMAERLEVNAVIDLFIQKLSEMLPVDYAYIFEVINEDGLQLKRRIEGGHAEASEMPIIKENEGICGLVWKKNKGLLYSTRKEWKPLAKGYIPADVESVLAVPIVRSKKVIGVLLLASKRKRAYEKSQLMIVDILCSYFAVAMDNAKHYEVAKAQSERCALTKLYNYRYFEKILTEEFEKLVQLERSKLSLIILDIDHFKTVNDTYGHQSGNEILCELASRLDNLVGQRGTVARYGGEEFVVLLPDMNKDDAYQLAEMIRQAIANWPFILQQSLDLRQQQVKVTASIGIATAPEEAEDPLALMRHADRALYVGAKRAGRNRVAEYSTC